GATAGCCGTCTATGCCAGCGATTTCACCGTCCTGGGGGGGTCCATCGCCACCCAGCACGGACTGAAGTTCGTTAAATTAATGGAGATGGCCGCCCGCTGGAGGATCCCCATGGTCTGGCTTCTGGATTCCTCGGGGGGCCGGTTGGGCTATCAGGATGTCCCTTCGGCCGGCATCGACTGGTGGTTTGCCCTGGAATCCAGGTTTTCGGGAATGATCCCCCAAATCAACGTCCTCATGGGCCCCTGCATCGCCGGACAGGCCTATTGCCCGACCCTGTGCGATTTTCTCCTCATGAGCCGGGGCACGGCCCATCTCTGGCTCGGTGGTCCGCGGATGACCCAGGCCGCCACCTCTGAAAAGATCGGGGATGATGTCGGAGGGGCTGATTATCACATGATGTACAGCGGCACCTGCGATCTGGTGGGCGATAACGATCGCGCAACCCTCCAAAAGACCAGAGAACTCCTGGGTTTTCTTCCGGCCAACTGCTTTGAAAAACCGCCCCGGCGCGAGACTTCCGATCCACAGGACCGGGAAGTGGGAGAACTGATGGCTGTTGTCCCTGATCAATACGAAGAGACTTATGATATGCATAAGGTCATCAAGATCCTGGTAGATGACGGAGAGTACCTGGAGATCAAAAACGAGTATGCCAAAAATCTGATCACCTGTTTCTGCCGTTTCAACGGCCAGGTGGTCGGCCTGGTGGCCAACAATCCCGGTGAAGCGGGAAGCATCCTGGAGATCAATTCCTGTGATAAATACTACCGTTTTCTCCAGGTCCTGGATGCCTATAATATCCCCCTGATCAATCTGGTCGATACCCCGCCGCTGGTGCCCGGAGAAGACCAGGAGGCCCTGGGGCTCTTGAGACATTTTGGGAAAATACTCGATCTTTATGCAACGGCCACCATTCCCAAGATCAGCATCATACTCAGGGAATCCTATGGGGATGGCGGCGGAATACTCCTGGGGAGTGCCAAAGGTCTGGGAGGCGATCTCTGTTATGCCTGGCCTATTGCCCGATTGGCCGTGGAAGCCTCCACCCTGGATTATCGGCAGGTTTACGGCCGGGGGATCGAGGAAGACGCCTATGAAGGGTATCTGAACCGCTCCAGGGAGCGGATCGATATTTTCGAAGCGGCGCGCAGTTGGACGGCCCAGATGGTCGATGAAGTCATCGAACCCAAGGATACCCGAAAACGGATCATCGAGGCCCTGGATCTGATCAGGGACAAACAGGAAACCCTGCCCTGTCGGGCCAGGGGACAGGGAACAGGACCGACGTAAAAATTAACGACGAATGTCGAATATCGAAAAAGGGAATCATGAATTTCGAAGGAAAATACTAAGACCTTTGATATCGGGAATGACGAAAAAGGAGAAATCTATGGAAACCAAAACCATTATCACCTGCGCCCTGACAGGCGTCCTTACTGATCCGGCGGTGCATCACGTCCCGGTCACTCCGGAAGAGATGGCCGACCACACCCAACAGGCCTATGATGCCGGAGCCTCTATAGTCCATGTCCATTTTCGGAACCAGGGTCAGGGTCTGGGCCATTTGCCCACCTGGGATCTCAAAACCGTCGGCGATATCCTGGCGGCGATAAAGGCCCGGGTCCCGCAAATACTTATCTGCATGAGCACCGGGGTAATGGGACCGGATATCAGCGGTCCGGCCGCCTGTTTAGAAAAATTCAAACCGGAAATGGCCGCTTGTAACGCCGGCTCTTTGAATTATCTGAAACTTAAAAACGATGGCTCCTGGGCCTGGCCGCCATCCCTCTTTGATAACCCGGTGGACAAGGTCCAGCGATTCCTCGATGTCATGAAGGCCAATGGCGTCGTCCCCGAGTTTGAGTGCTTTGACAGCGGTATCGTCCGGAGTGTGGGTCTCTTCCAACGGAACAAAATGTTTGAAGGGCCGGCCCATATATCCCTGGTCATGGGTGTCGCCAGCGGCATGCCGGCCAAACCGCAGTGGCTTCCCCTGCTCAAGGAAGAAATGCCCCCGGGCGCCCATTGGCAGGTCATCGCCGTGGGCCGGAAGGAGGTCTGGGACCTCCACCGAAAATGTGTGGAATTAGGCGGAAATGTGCGCTCCGGTCTGGAAGACACCTTTTACCTCCAAAGCGGGGAAAAGGCCGCCAGCAACGGCGTTCTGGTGGAGGCCCTGGCCAGGATCATTCGGGAAGTGGGCAAAGAAATCGCCAATCCGGCCGAGGCCCGGGAGATATTGGGGCTGAGAAGCCAGTAAAATAGGAGGAAAATAGGGGTCAGGGGTCTGGGATCGGATCTGAGTTTAAGAATAAAGTTGCAAGAACAAAAATCTTGATCCTTGTACCTTGCCTATAGCCCATCGCCTCTTGTAGACGTATTTTCATGTTTGTTAGTGCCCTTGCGGGTCATGAGCTCATTCTATTCAGGTGAAATAAAAACAGGAGATTGATATGACAGAAACAGGAAGTTCCCATTTAATCGAAGTCCGGGCCCCCATGTCCGGGGTTTTTTACCGCCGGTCGGCCCCCGATCAACCCCCCTATATCGAAGAAGGAGCTCTGGTCAAGAAAAAACAGATATTGGGGCTATTGGAGACCATGAAGGTCTTTCAGAAGATTAAATCACCTTCGGACGGAAAGGTGGTCCAGATCATTGCAGCCAATGAAACGGCCTTGAAAGACAATGATTTGATATTGATCATCGAGAAGTCCTGAGCATAAGGAAAATCATGTTCTCCAAAATCCTCATCGCCAACCGTGGAGAGATTGCCCTCCGGATCATTCGGACCTGCAAGGAATTAGGGATAAAGACCGTGGCCGTCTATTCCGAGGCTGACAGCCGATCACTGCACCTCGAGCCGGCCGACGAACGGGTCTGTATCGGCCCCCCTCCGAGCGCCAAAAGTTATCTGGACATAAGGGGCCTCATCAAGGCAGCCAAGGAAACCGGGTCCGAGGCCGTACATCCCGGATACGGCTATTTAGCGGAAAGCGAGGCCTTTGCCGAGGCCTGCCAAAAGGAAGGGCTGATTTTTATCGGCCCCACCCCGCAAAATCTCCGGATGGCCGGGGAGAAAATCGCCTCCAAAAGGATCATGAAAGAGGCCGGCATACCGGTTATTCCCGGCAGCGAAAAAGGGGTGGCCACGCTTCAAGAGGCCATAGGCCTTGGGGAAGAAATCGGTTACCCTATAATGATCAAGGCTTCGGGCGGAGGCGGCGGGCGGGGGATCCGGATCTGTCCGGACCGGCAGACCCTTGAGGAAGATTTTTCCATTGCCCAGGCCGAGGCCCGGATGGCCTTCGGCAATGAAGAACTCTATGTCGAAAAATATTTGAGCCAGCCGAGACACGTTGAATTCCAGATCCTGGCCGACGGCAGGGGAAAGGTCATCCATCTGGGGGAACGGGAGTGCACTATTCAAAGGCGGTACCAGAAACTGATCGAGGAATCCCCCTCCCCGGTCCTCACCCCGGAACTGCGGCAGGCCATGGGCCGGATGGCCGTCCGGGCGGCCGAGGCCGTCCATTATGCTAATGCCGGAACCGTGGAATTTCTCCTCGACGAACAGGGCCAATTTTATTTTATGGAGATCAATGCCCGTATCCAGGTGGAACATCCGGTCACGGAATTGACTACCGGTGTTGATTTAATCCGGGAGCAGATCCAGTTGGCCAGTGGTGCCAAATTGTCCTTAAGCCAGGAGACTATTGAGCCCAGGGGATGGGCCATTGAATGCCGCATCAATGCCGAAGATCCGGAAAGGAATTTCCTGCCCTCTCCGGGCGTCATCGAAGTCTACCGTCCACCAGGTGGATTCGGGGTGAGACTGGACACCCATCTTTACCAGGGCTATGAACTGCCCATTTTTTATGATTCCCTGATCGCCAAGCTTATTGCCTACAATCGCACCAGGGAAGGGGCCATCCGTATCATGAAAAGGGCCCTGGAGGAATTCAGGATCGAACCGGTCAAGACGACTATCCCGCTCCACCTCCGGATCATGGATGATCCTCTTTTCAAAGCAGGCCGATTCAATACCCATTTTATTCAACACTTCCTCCCGCCTGATCCGGAGAAAGATGATGAGGAGGAGGATTAGCCATGGATTTCGAGTTTAGCGAAGAACAGAAGATGGTCAAGGAGCAGGTCGGCCGTTTCGTCGATAACCAGGTGATCCCCCTGGCAGCGGTGATCGATGAGGAAGAACGTTTCCCGGAAGAAAATTTCCGCGCCATGGCTGAAATGGGGCTTTTGGGCATGCCCCTGCCGGAGGAATACGGGGGAAGCGGGGCCGATTTTCTCTCCTGTGTTCTGGTTATGGAAGAATTGATGAGAGGGTGCGTCTCCACGGGCAATACTTATGGAGCCCACACGATCCTGTGCACCGAAAGTATTTACCGAAACGGCAATGAAGACCAGCGCCGGCGTTTTCTCCCTGATCTTGTTGCCGGGAAAAAGATCGGGGCCCTGGCCCTGACCGAACCGGGGGCCGGCTCGGACGCCCTGTCTTTACGTTGCCGGGCCGAAAAAAGGGGCGATCGGTATATTCTTAACGGCTCGAAGACCTTTATTACCAACGGACCGGTGGCCGATGTGGTCATCGTCTATGCCAAGACCAATCCGGAAGCCGCTCAGAACGGGATATCCGCTTTTATTGTCGAGCAAGGGTTCCCTGGGTTTTCCAGGGGAAAACCCATGAAGAAGCTGGGGGCCAGAGGTTCCCCCACCGGGGAGTTGTTCTTTGAGGACTGTGAGGTCCCGGTGGAAAATCTCCTGGGTGAGGAGAACAAAGGGATCAGGGTTTTGATGAGTGGTCTGGACCGGGAGAGGATCTTCTGGTCCATTGCCCCCATCGGCGTGGCCCAGGGGGCCTTTGATCTGGCCTTTCATTATGCCCAGGAAAGAATCCAGTTCGGACAGCCCATCATCCAGTTCCAGATGATGCAGGAGATCCTGGCCGACATCCGGACGGAAATCCAGGCCGGGAGGGTCCTTTCCTACTGGGCGGCCACCCTGGCCGATTCGGGGAAACGGGTCAGGCTGGAGGCCTCTTATGCCAAGCTCTTTTGTGCCGAGGCCGGGATCAGGGCCGTCAGCAAGGCCATGCAGGTATTCGGAGGCTACGGTTTTATAAGGGAATATCCTATCGAACGGATGTACCGGGACGTGAAGGGCATCGAGTTCGGAGCCGGGACGAACCAGATTCAGAG
This region of Deltaproteobacteria bacterium genomic DNA includes:
- a CDS encoding acyl-CoA dehydrogenase family protein, yielding MDFEFSEEQKMVKEQVGRFVDNQVIPLAAVIDEEERFPEENFRAMAEMGLLGMPLPEEYGGSGADFLSCVLVMEELMRGCVSTGNTYGAHTILCTESIYRNGNEDQRRRFLPDLVAGKKIGALALTEPGAGSDALSLRCRAEKRGDRYILNGSKTFITNGPVADVVIVYAKTNPEAAQNGISAFIVEQGFPGFSRGKPMKKLGARGSPTGELFFEDCEVPVENLLGEENKGIRVLMSGLDRERIFWSIAPIGVAQGAFDLAFHYAQERIQFGQPIIQFQMMQEILADIRTEIQAGRVLSYWAATLADSGKRVRLEASYAKLFCAEAGIRAVSKAMQVFGGYGFIREYPIERMYRDVKGIEFGAGTNQIQRLIIIGELMRKGGIKT
- the accC gene encoding acetyl-CoA carboxylase biotin carboxylase subunit — encoded protein: MFSKILIANRGEIALRIIRTCKELGIKTVAVYSEADSRSLHLEPADERVCIGPPPSAKSYLDIRGLIKAAKETGSEAVHPGYGYLAESEAFAEACQKEGLIFIGPTPQNLRMAGEKIASKRIMKEAGIPVIPGSEKGVATLQEAIGLGEEIGYPIMIKASGGGGGRGIRICPDRQTLEEDFSIAQAEARMAFGNEELYVEKYLSQPRHVEFQILADGRGKVIHLGERECTIQRRYQKLIEESPSPVLTPELRQAMGRMAVRAAEAVHYANAGTVEFLLDEQGQFYFMEINARIQVEHPVTELTTGVDLIREQIQLASGAKLSLSQETIEPRGWAIECRINAEDPERNFLPSPGVIEVYRPPGGFGVRLDTHLYQGYELPIFYDSLIAKLIAYNRTREGAIRIMKRALEEFRIEPVKTTIPLHLRIMDDPLFKAGRFNTHFIQHFLPPDPEKDDEEED
- a CDS encoding acetyl-CoA carboxylase biotin carboxyl carrier protein subunit; translated protein: MTETGSSHLIEVRAPMSGVFYRRSAPDQPPYIEEGALVKKKQILGLLETMKVFQKIKSPSDGKVVQIIAANETALKDNDLILIIEKS
- a CDS encoding propionyl-CoA carboxylase gives rise to the protein IAVYASDFTVLGGSIATQHGLKFVKLMEMAARWRIPMVWLLDSSGGRLGYQDVPSAGIDWWFALESRFSGMIPQINVLMGPCIAGQAYCPTLCDFLLMSRGTAHLWLGGPRMTQAATSEKIGDDVGGADYHMMYSGTCDLVGDNDRATLQKTRELLGFLPANCFEKPPRRETSDPQDREVGELMAVVPDQYEETYDMHKVIKILVDDGEYLEIKNEYAKNLITCFCRFNGQVVGLVANNPGEAGSILEINSCDKYYRFLQVLDAYNIPLINLVDTPPLVPGEDQEALGLLRHFGKILDLYATATIPKISIILRESYGDGGGILLGSAKGLGGDLCYAWPIARLAVEASTLDYRQVYGRGIEEDAYEGYLNRSRERIDIFEAARSWTAQMVDEVIEPKDTRKRIIEALDLIRDKQETLPCRARGQGTGPT
- a CDS encoding 3-keto-5-aminohexanoate cleavage protein, which produces METKTIITCALTGVLTDPAVHHVPVTPEEMADHTQQAYDAGASIVHVHFRNQGQGLGHLPTWDLKTVGDILAAIKARVPQILICMSTGVMGPDISGPAACLEKFKPEMAACNAGSLNYLKLKNDGSWAWPPSLFDNPVDKVQRFLDVMKANGVVPEFECFDSGIVRSVGLFQRNKMFEGPAHISLVMGVASGMPAKPQWLPLLKEEMPPGAHWQVIAVGRKEVWDLHRKCVELGGNVRSGLEDTFYLQSGEKAASNGVLVEALARIIREVGKEIANPAEAREILGLRSQ